The Penicillium oxalicum strain HP7-1 chromosome VI, whole genome shotgun sequence genome window below encodes:
- a CDS encoding Major facilitator-type transporter ecdD yields the protein MPGGAVVTPSSGDNVEETRLEAPVTIRTYLMCAFAAFGGIFFGYDSGYISGVLGMKYFISTFENLDPSLAVTDPNAFAITSSRKSLIVSILSAGTFFGALLAGDLADWFGRRTTVIGGCFIFIVGVVLQTASSSLGLLVAGRLVAGFGVGFVSAIIILYMSEIAPRKVRGAIVSGYQFCITIGLMLASCVDYATENRMDSGSYRIPIGLQMLWALILGVGLFFLPESPRYFIRKNDKESARQALARIRGQSPDSEYIELELSEIEANYQYEMSVIPQSGYFESWINCFRGNIFHPNSNVRRTVLGASLQMMQQWTGVNFVFYFGTTFFKQLGTIQNPFLLSMITTIVNVCSTPISFWAIERVGRRPLLLWGALCMVVCQFIVAIIGVTDGSNPQAVSAMIAFICIYIFFFAVTWGPGAWVVIGEIFPLPIRSRGVAISTASNWLWNCIIAVVTPYFVDADQGNLGAKVFFIWGSLCACAFVYTYFLIPETKGLTLEQVDKMMEETTPRTSAGWKPHSTFADEMGVTYNEKVAHGPVVTQVEA from the exons ATGCCCGGTGGTGCTGTCGTCACTCCCTCCTCGGGGGACAATGTCGAGGAGACTCGTCTGGAGGCCCCCGTCACCATCAGGACTTACCTGATGTGTGCCTTTGCTGCCTTTGGTGGTATCTTCTTCGGTTATGATTCCGGATACATCTCCGGTGTCTTGGGCATGAAGTACTTCATCTCCACTTTTGAGAACCTC GACCCTTCCCTGGCCGTCACTGACCCCAATGCCTTTGCCATCACATCCTCCCGCAAGTCCCTGATCGTCTCTATTCTGTCCGCTGGTACCTTCTTCGGTGCCCTGCTCGCTGGTGACCTGGCTGATTGGTTCGGTCGTCGTACCACCGTCATCGGTGGatgcttcatcttcattgTCGGTGTTGTCCTGCAGaccgcctcctccagccttggtcttctggTGGCCGGTCGTCTGGTGGCCGGATTTGGTGTCGGTTTCGTCTccgccatcatcattctGTACATGTCCGAGATCGCGCCCCGCAAGGTTCGCGGTGCCATCGTCTCGGGCTACCAGTTCTGCATCACCATCGGTCTCATGCTGGCCTCGTGTGTCGACTACGCCACCGAGAACCGCATGGACTCGGGCTCCTACCGCATCCCCATCGGTCTGCAGATGCTCTGGGCCCTGATCCTCGGTgttggtctcttcttcttgcccgagTCCCCCCGTTACTTCATCCGCAAGAACGACAAGGAGTCCGCTCGTCAGGCCCTGGCTCGCATCCGTGGCCAGTCCCCCGACTCCGAGTACATTGAGCTCGAGCTGAGCGAGATCGAGGCCAATTACCAGTATGAGATGTCCGTCATCCCCCAGTCGGGCTACTTTGAGAGCTGGATCAACTGCTTCCGCGGCAACATCTTCCACCCCAACAGCAACGTTCGCCGTACCGTCCTGGGTGCCTCCCTGCAGATGATGCAGCAGTGGACCGGTGTCAACTTTGTCTTCTACTTCGGTACCACCTTCTTCAAGCAGCTGGGCACAATCCAGAACCCCTTCCTGCTCAGCATGATCACCACCATCGTCAACGTCTGCTCCactcccatctccttctgGGCCATTGAGCGCGTCGGCCGTcgtcccctcctcctctgggGTGCTCTGTGCATGGTCGTCTGCCAGTTCATCGTCGCCATCATCGGTGTCACCGACGGCAGCAACCCCCAGGCTGTCTCCGCCATGATCGCCTTCATCTGTATctacatcttcttcttcgccgtGACCTGGGGTCCCGGTGCCTGGGTCGTCATTGGCGAGatcttccctctccccatCCGTTCCCGTGGTGTCGCCATCTCCACCGCCTCCAACTGGCTCTGGAACTGCATCATCGCCGTCGTCACCCCTTACTTTGTCGACGCCGACCAGGGTAACCTCGGTGCcaaggtcttcttcatctgggGCTCCCTCTGCGCCTGCGCCTTTGTCTACACCTACTTCCTCAtccccgagaccaagggtCTGACTCTGGAGCAGGTCGAcaagatgatggaggagaccACTCCTCGCACCTCTGCCGGCTGGAAGCCCCACTCCACCTTTGCCGACGAGATGGGCGTCACCTACAACGAGAAGGTCGCCCACGGCCCCGTCGTCACCCAGGTCGAGGCTTAA